The following are encoded together in the Primulina tabacum isolate GXHZ01 chromosome 18, ASM2559414v2, whole genome shotgun sequence genome:
- the LOC142533677 gene encoding two-component response regulator ARR17-like, whose translation MANNEVFSRLKRAEGTEGSKDLPLPPCFDSHEVHVLAVDDSLIDRKVIEKLLKITSCKVTAVDSGRRALQYLGLDKEENPAEFDGLKVDLIITDYCMPGMTGYELLKKIKSSSTFREIPVVIMSSENVLARIDRCLEEGAEDFIVKPVKLSDVERLKSYMLGEGRIPRYQSCFNKRKSCESSDSSSLQSPSPSPPSSPSQVDNSSSPSPPSTSSPSSPISFSSFPSRQSRPCSPTSLESLTRRTKLRFDE comes from the exons ATGGCAAACAATGAGGTATTTTCGAGGTTAAAGAGAGCAGAGGGAACTGAGGGTTCGAAGGATTTGCCTTTGCCACCATGTTTTGATTCTCATGAAGTTCATGTTCTTGCTGTGGATGATAGTTTAATTGATAGGAAAGTAATTGAGAAGCTCCTCAAAATAACTTCTTGCAAAG TGACAGCAGTAGACAGTGGGAGGAGGGCTTTGCAATATTTAGGCTTAGATAAAGAGGAAAACCCTGCAGAATTCGAt GGATTAAAGGTAGATTTGATAATTACAGACTATTGTATGCCGGGAATGACTGGATACGAATTACTGAAGAAAATCAAG AGTTCATCTACTTTTAGAGAAATACCAGTGGTGATTATGTCTTCTGAGAACGTATTGGCTCGGATCGATAG ATGTTTGGAAGAAGGAGCCGAAGATTTCATCGTAAAACCCGTGAAATTATCCGACGTGGAACGTTTGAAGAGCTACATGTTAGGGGAGGGACGGATCCCAAGATACCAGAGTTGCTTTAATAAGAGGAAATCGTGTGAAAGTTCCGACTCGTCATCCTTACAATCTCCATCTCCATCTCCACCATCGTCACCATCCCAAGTCGATAACTCATCGAGTCCATCTCCACCGTCCACCTCCTCGCCATCTTCCCCGATATCGTTTTCTTCATTCCCATCAAGACAATCTAGGCCTTGCTCTCCTACATCGCTAGAATCTCTCACGAGGCGGACTAAATTGAGGTTTGACGAGTAA